In Malus sylvestris chromosome 2, drMalSylv7.2, whole genome shotgun sequence, the genomic stretch CTTCAACATAACTAATAACCGAAACAACTTATTAACAAAAGAGTAAACATGTCAAAGTTCCGAGAACAGTAACTACAATAGATCTATTCTTGCGTGAAGGTCATTGACTATATATCTCAATCCCACACTTCCTAGCACATTATTGCCTGCGAGTTAATTCCGACACACATCTTAAACAATATTCATATTTCTGAAACTGTAGAGAATTTAAATTGTATCCAGCATAACCAATACAAAAGATAAAGAAGCAACACATCAATAAGCAAAGACTAAATAGTGAACAAGAACATCACCTTTGCAACATGTTCCAGAGTGATAGCCTCGGGAATGATCTTAGTCCGCAGCTTAATCTGGACAAACCCACTAGTCCCTTTCAAGGGAAAACAATGGCCAGGCTCTCCAAAACTGGGTCTCAACATCCTATCAGCATCACCGTGAACCCCATTTTTTGTACTCTTCGAGAACCAACTGCTCCCTTTCCCCACCAAATATGGCTCTGAATGCTTCACAATGGAAGCCCCACCAGTGGCCAAAGCATAATCCACCCTGCCAAGACCATCCGCCGCATGCTTCTCTATTTCTTTCTCAACCACATTCCTCGCATAGGCCCTTATGTCATCCAAAGTCGCACCCAATTCGACATCTTCGCTGctcttcaccttcttcttcaaATCCTCATACACCTTTTCAAACTCTTGCTTCGACAACCACTCCACGCTCCTCAAATCGCCCACCGACCTCTCCAACCCTTCACTTTTTGCCTCCAATTTCTTCAACCCACTCTCCAACGCAACCCCTTTATCCTGTATCTTCTTCTCCATTTCTCTCCTCAACCCTCCGACCTCGCTCTCGATCTTCCGGTCCACAACCTCCACCTGAACCTGAACCATCTTCGTAGTGGTCTTCATAAACGCTTCGACCTCCGCTATTCGGCCTTCCAAGTCCGAAAACGCCATGGGAACCCCAACCCCAGACCCCAGAGCGAGTCTCCTGACAATCTGAAACAAACCGAGAATCAGAACAAGAAGAATgaagttcttgaagaagacTCGGAGGACGGTGACCCATCGAGGCTTGGGATCAGCGGCTAGGGTTTTGCGAGAGCGGCTACTGGACGGCGGCGAAATGGTGGAATTGGGGCCGGTTTTCTTGGGTTGAGCGGACCGGTCAAGAGCCGGTTCACCTCTGATGGAGTAGTGGCTCAGATCTTTAGAATTGGTAGCGGTGTCGTCGGCTTTGTGGGTTTGGGGTTCGGCGGAGACAAGTTCGATGTTGGAGGACTTCTTATCGAAAGCCACGACGGGTCGCCGCCGGGTCGTCGCCGGGTTCGCCGTTATTGAAACGGTCGACGCGGACATTGGATTTGAGATTCGGGTTTTGCTGGATTAGATACaaaaatttgaattgaaaaGTTGAGGAATGAAAACGAGGGGAAATGGGGGAATTTTGGGTTTGGAAGAAAATTAAGCGATctgaaagaaaattaaaaataaaatagtggGGAAGTTCAAGTTGGGAATTTGGGCGATCCGCGCGACGGTTTTGGGCGGCCCAGTTCTTACTTTGGGCCGGCTGTTTCcatgagtaaattgaatggccTTCCTCATTTGGTTTATGGTAAGTGAACAGTAACGGTAGCGGTAGAACAAATCATTGTCACTTTGAAAATTTAATCTCGAGACGTGACCAAATATATGAACTGAATTGCGTAGTACTAATGAATTCTTCTAATTtcatggttgcatctaactTTTAAAGTTAGACTGCTTACG encodes the following:
- the LOC126613676 gene encoding SUN domain-containing protein 1-like, encoding MSASTVSITANPATTRRRPVVAFDKKSSNIELVSAEPQTHKADDTATNSKDLSHYSIRGEPALDRSAQPKKTGPNSTISPPSSSRSRKTLAADPKPRWVTVLRVFFKNFILLVLILGLFQIVRRLALGSGVGVPMAFSDLEGRIAEVEAFMKTTTKMVQVQVEVVDRKIESEVGGLRREMEKKIQDKGVALESGLKKLEAKSEGLERSVGDLRSVEWLSKQEFEKVYEDLKKKVKSSEDVELGATLDDIRAYARNVVEKEIEKHAADGLGRVDYALATGGASIVKHSEPYLVGKGSSWFSKSTKNGVHGDADRMLRPSFGEPGHCFPLKGTSGFVQIKLRTKIIPEAITLEHVAKSVAYDRSSAPKDCRISGWLRGGDDPEVYTEMFRLAEFTYDLEKSNAQTFNTMDSALSGLIDTVRLDFTSNHGSPSHTCIYRLRVHGHEPDVLSMMAMQQ